The following proteins come from a genomic window of Paenibacillus swuensis:
- a CDS encoding NAD-dependent epimerase/dehydratase family protein: MKAVVTGGAGFIGSHLAEALLAEGWEVHVADNLTTGRKAYIPQNAVLHAVDITEAGLSEIFGGIRPDVVYHLAAQADVKRSIDDPAYDAGINIVGTLRVLEAARDCGAVKVVIASTSAVYGNLERDLLTETDLAEPVSFYGLSKLAAERYCKVYRDLFGLDYTVLRFANVYGPKQTAKGEGGVAAVFMEQLAKGLPLTVHGDGEQTRDFIYVGDVVEALMAAGRGAGTGATLHVSTGERTSVNELVALVRELHGPSTAVVHKPARTGDIRHSCLDNARAREQLGWAPVTGVREGIARTYGYFMGI, encoded by the coding sequence ATGAAAGCTGTGGTAACAGGCGGTGCCGGGTTTATCGGATCGCATTTGGCGGAAGCCCTTCTGGCCGAAGGTTGGGAAGTGCATGTGGCAGATAATCTGACTACGGGGCGCAAAGCCTATATTCCGCAAAATGCGGTATTACATGCCGTAGATATAACGGAAGCGGGGCTGTCGGAGATTTTCGGGGGCATACGGCCGGATGTTGTGTATCATTTGGCCGCGCAGGCTGATGTGAAACGTTCCATAGATGATCCGGCCTATGATGCCGGGATTAATATAGTCGGTACGCTGCGGGTTCTGGAGGCCGCTCGAGATTGCGGAGCGGTCAAGGTTGTTATCGCTTCGACTTCGGCCGTATACGGCAACTTGGAGCGCGATCTGCTCACAGAGACGGATCTGGCGGAGCCGGTGTCCTTCTATGGGTTGTCCAAGCTGGCAGCGGAGCGCTATTGCAAGGTGTACCGCGATTTGTTCGGGCTGGATTACACGGTGCTTCGCTTCGCGAACGTATATGGCCCGAAGCAGACAGCGAAAGGCGAAGGCGGCGTTGCAGCCGTGTTCATGGAGCAGTTGGCGAAAGGGCTGCCGTTAACCGTCCACGGGGACGGGGAGCAGACGCGGGACTTCATCTACGTCGGTGATGTGGTCGAGGCTCTGATGGCCGCCGGCAGAGGTGCGGGAACGGGGGCGACACTGCATGTGAGCACAGGGGAGCGGACGTCCGTGAATGAGCTCGTCGCGCTGGTGCGAGAGCTTCACGGGCCGTCCACAGCGGTCGTGCACAAACCGGCGCGAACGGGGGATATCCGGCACAGCTGCCTGGATAACGCCCGCGCCCGCGAGCAGTTGGGCTGGGCGCCCGTAACCGGTGTGAGGGAAGGGATCGCCCGAACATATGGGTATTTTATGGGGATATAA
- a CDS encoding TetR/AcrR family transcriptional regulator, whose amino-acid sequence MDTSVAATTHDKLLLAAIDLMSEKGYNGVTTKEIAAMAGVSEMTLFRKFGNKQKLLEEALERFYYAGAMRRIFSEEMVWDLKTDLLLVSRTYQEIMKRNRKLIQIMNKESHQLPELRKQSSKHPQQLLELLKDYLVKMQAKGLVGNTPVEGQALAFMYMNYGAAMTNLHSPSSVMNMTMDTFIEISVEMYTRALQP is encoded by the coding sequence ATGGACACCTCTGTCGCTGCCACAACACATGATAAATTGCTGCTTGCCGCTATCGACTTAATGTCGGAGAAGGGCTACAACGGCGTAACAACCAAAGAAATCGCCGCTATGGCAGGGGTTAGTGAAATGACCTTGTTCCGTAAGTTTGGCAATAAACAGAAACTGCTTGAAGAAGCGCTGGAACGTTTCTACTATGCGGGAGCGATGCGGCGCATTTTCTCCGAGGAGATGGTGTGGGATTTAAAGACGGATCTGCTCTTGGTAAGCCGGACTTATCAGGAAATCATGAAACGGAATCGCAAACTGATTCAGATTATGAACAAGGAAAGTCATCAGTTGCCGGAACTTAGGAAGCAGTCGAGCAAGCATCCGCAGCAACTTCTGGAGCTATTGAAAGATTATTTGGTTAAGATGCAGGCCAAGGGTCTTGTGGGAAATACACCTGTTGAGGGCCAGGCGCTGGCATTTATGTACATGAATTACGGCGCGGCCATGACCAATCTCCACTCCCCGTCGTCGGTGATGAATATGACCATGGATACGTTTATTGAAATCAGTGTGGAGATGTACACTAGGGCGTTGCAACCCTAG
- a CDS encoding amidohydrolase family protein, whose product MIFDCDVHHCRRTSQDLLPYLQEPWKTEVAKYGERHLASGILQQEGGMRWDSVPPDGSAPGSNPTFLKTQLLDKYNYTYALLTGTGHHITGIPDPDYAQAVCSAYNDHTMEHWLPQDKRFKMALWVAHQDPHLAAREIDRLGDHPDVIAVWFSSTSKIPFGNRFYHPIYEAAQRKGLPIGIHPGQGGAMMAQASPTAAGMARTYLEWHVCVPQIYMAHLTNLILEGTFEKFPQLQFFLVEGGFAWLPHLLWRMDSHFKGLRQQAPYLKRLPSEYIADHVRLTTQPLEEPKKEEHLIQLFDMIDAENILMYASDYPHWDFDEPNILPRKLSETAKQKILFDNAANFFGLKA is encoded by the coding sequence ATGATATTCGATTGCGACGTGCATCATTGCAGGAGGACCAGTCAAGACCTGCTGCCTTATCTACAAGAGCCTTGGAAAACCGAGGTTGCCAAGTATGGAGAACGCCATCTTGCATCAGGTATTCTGCAGCAAGAAGGGGGTATGCGCTGGGATTCAGTACCTCCGGATGGAAGCGCCCCCGGATCAAACCCGACGTTTCTGAAGACGCAGTTGCTTGACAAATATAACTATACATACGCGCTTCTTACAGGGACAGGGCATCATATCACCGGCATTCCGGATCCTGACTATGCCCAGGCCGTTTGCTCCGCATATAACGATCATACGATGGAACATTGGCTGCCCCAAGACAAACGTTTCAAAATGGCTTTATGGGTCGCTCATCAGGATCCTCACCTGGCTGCCCGTGAGATTGACAGACTTGGCGACCATCCCGATGTCATAGCTGTATGGTTCTCTTCCACAAGTAAAATCCCTTTTGGCAACCGGTTCTATCACCCGATATATGAAGCAGCCCAGCGCAAAGGGCTCCCGATCGGCATTCATCCGGGCCAAGGCGGCGCAATGATGGCACAGGCATCTCCGACGGCTGCTGGAATGGCCAGAACGTATCTCGAGTGGCATGTTTGTGTGCCGCAAATCTATATGGCTCATCTGACTAACCTGATTCTGGAAGGAACGTTTGAGAAATTCCCGCAGCTTCAATTCTTTCTGGTAGAAGGCGGATTTGCTTGGTTGCCTCATCTGCTCTGGCGGATGGATTCTCATTTCAAAGGACTTCGCCAACAGGCGCCTTATCTGAAGCGTCTGCCGAGCGAGTATATAGCGGATCATGTGCGGTTGACGACCCAGCCTCTCGAAGAGCCGAAGAAGGAAGAGCATCTGATCCAGTTATTTGACATGATCGATGCCGAGAATATTCTCATGTATGCCAGTGATTACCCGCATTGGGATTTCGATGAGCCCAACATTCTGCCAAGAAAGCTGTCTGAAACCGCGAAGCAGAAAATTTTATTCGATAACGCCGCTAATTTCTTTGGACTTAAAGCTTAG
- a CDS encoding Rieske (2Fe-2S) protein, with protein sequence MTLVTVAKTSDIVANKTFLVQVERKEIGILLDHNQYYAVLNICPHAKAPICSGHIEGTLIAPQVGIFDYQHDRRVLRCPWHHWEFELPSGRAVCNMKERIKTYPVVVQGEDILIDI encoded by the coding sequence ATGACACTTGTAACCGTCGCCAAAACATCGGACATTGTCGCAAACAAAACCTTTCTCGTACAAGTTGAGCGCAAGGAAATCGGAATTTTATTGGATCACAATCAGTATTACGCGGTTCTCAATATTTGCCCCCATGCCAAAGCACCGATTTGTTCAGGCCATATTGAGGGAACTTTAATCGCTCCGCAAGTCGGAATTTTTGACTATCAACACGATCGGCGTGTACTCCGCTGTCCGTGGCACCATTGGGAGTTCGAACTTCCTTCGGGCAGGGCTGTTTGCAACATGAAAGAGAGAATAAAAACATATCCTGTTGTGGTGCAAGGTGAGGATATTCTTATAGACATCTAG
- the wecB gene encoding non-hydrolyzing UDP-N-acetylglucosamine 2-epimerase has protein sequence MNIVTILGTRPEIIRLSLILGKLDRMAASHTVIHTGQNFTFTLSDVFFQQLRLRTPDHMLSSQQLSLGGQLATMFGQIETLLQQIKPDKVLLLGDTNSALSAILAERMGIPVIHMEAGNRCYDLTVPEEKNRKVIDAISSINMPYTPQSKQNLLREGIPVNRIMLSGNPIYEVLDHYAPEIDASPVLEHLNLKPGSYFLVTTHRAENVDDPVHLTEIMNALNGIAEHYGERLICSIHPRTRTRIKQNPQLVMHPLVEFHEPFGFFEFVKLEKHARCAITDSGTVQEECCLFHVPTVTIRNTTERPETVDCGSNVVTGLQAERIVEAVKLMSSLPRHWEIPEGYNDPNVSDKVVKFLLGGK, from the coding sequence ATGAATATTGTCACGATCCTCGGCACGAGGCCGGAAATCATTCGACTAAGCCTCATTCTGGGCAAGTTGGACCGAATGGCCGCAAGCCATACCGTCATCCATACCGGACAAAACTTCACATTCACGTTGAGCGATGTCTTCTTCCAGCAACTTCGTCTGCGAACGCCTGATCACATGCTCAGTTCCCAGCAGTTGTCGCTTGGAGGACAGTTGGCCACCATGTTCGGTCAAATTGAAACGCTTCTGCAACAAATCAAGCCGGATAAAGTGCTCCTGCTCGGCGATACAAACAGCGCGCTAAGCGCCATTCTGGCAGAACGGATGGGGATTCCCGTCATCCATATGGAAGCGGGCAACCGCTGCTACGACCTGACGGTGCCGGAAGAGAAGAACCGCAAGGTGATTGATGCCATATCCAGCATTAACATGCCGTATACGCCGCAAAGCAAGCAGAATCTCCTTCGGGAAGGCATTCCCGTGAACCGAATTATGCTCTCGGGCAACCCCATCTACGAGGTGCTAGACCATTATGCGCCTGAAATCGACGCCAGCCCGGTATTGGAACACCTGAACCTGAAGCCAGGCTCCTACTTCCTGGTGACGACACATCGCGCCGAGAACGTGGATGATCCGGTTCATCTCACCGAGATTATGAACGCGCTCAACGGCATTGCCGAGCATTACGGGGAACGGCTGATTTGCAGCATTCACCCCCGCACCCGGACGCGGATCAAGCAGAACCCTCAGCTGGTTATGCATCCGCTGGTGGAGTTCCACGAGCCTTTCGGCTTCTTCGAATTCGTAAAGCTCGAGAAGCACGCCCGCTGCGCCATCACGGATAGCGGGACCGTACAAGAGGAATGCTGTCTGTTTCATGTTCCTACCGTAACGATTCGAAATACGACAGAGCGGCCCGAAACCGTGGATTGCGGGAGCAACGTCGTAACCGGACTGCAAGCTGAGCGTATCGTGGAGGCCGTTAAGCTGATGTCCTCCTTGCCAAGACATTGGGAAATTCCCGAAGGTTACAACGACCCGAATGTTTCCGATAAAGTTGTCAAATTTTTATTAGGAGGGAAATAA
- a CDS encoding polysaccharide biosynthesis protein encodes MYQNKTLLVTGGTGSWGHELVHQLLPLGPKEIIIFSRNESSQVAMKRMFEDDRLSFCIGDVRDKEALMKACQGVDYVFHLAALKHVPVCEDQPYEALKTNVLGTQNIIEAAIENKVKKVINISTDKAANPSNFYGMTKAIGEKLIVYANLQRSQTEFVCVRGGNVLGTNGSVIHLFMKQIKERNQIGITDKAMTRFFLTMQEAIGLLLRASEVGVGGEIFVMTMPACKILDLAEVLMESLDKTDVEVIELGIRPGEKIHEVLYSDYESLTTVHYDEEYLVILPTLPIPGLKEKYEHCPPVALTNFNSGDSLMTKDEIKELLIKGRFLA; translated from the coding sequence ATGTATCAGAATAAAACTCTGTTAGTCACCGGAGGAACCGGATCTTGGGGGCATGAGCTTGTGCATCAGTTACTTCCCCTGGGTCCTAAAGAAATCATTATTTTCTCCCGTAACGAATCCAGCCAAGTGGCTATGAAACGCATGTTTGAGGATGACCGCTTAAGCTTCTGCATCGGGGATGTCCGTGATAAAGAGGCTCTGATGAAAGCTTGCCAAGGTGTGGATTACGTGTTCCATCTTGCGGCGCTGAAACATGTGCCTGTCTGCGAGGATCAACCTTATGAGGCGCTCAAAACCAATGTGCTGGGGACACAAAACATCATCGAGGCCGCAATCGAAAATAAAGTCAAAAAAGTCATCAACATCTCTACGGATAAAGCCGCGAATCCTTCCAATTTCTACGGGATGACCAAAGCCATCGGCGAGAAGTTAATTGTATACGCCAACCTGCAGAGATCCCAGACGGAATTCGTTTGTGTACGCGGAGGCAATGTGCTTGGAACGAACGGCAGCGTCATCCACTTGTTTATGAAGCAGATCAAGGAACGCAATCAGATCGGGATTACGGATAAAGCGATGACCCGATTCTTCCTCACCATGCAGGAAGCGATCGGTCTGTTGCTTCGCGCCAGTGAAGTGGGTGTGGGCGGAGAAATTTTCGTCATGACCATGCCGGCTTGCAAAATACTGGATTTGGCGGAAGTGCTTATGGAATCGCTGGATAAAACCGACGTTGAAGTCATTGAGCTGGGCATTCGTCCGGGCGAAAAAATTCATGAGGTGCTCTACTCCGATTATGAAAGCTTAACTACGGTCCATTACGATGAAGAATATCTTGTGATCCTGCCGACGCTGCCGATCCCGGGCCTGAAGGAGAAATACGAGCATTGCCCTCCTGTCGCTCTTACCAACTTCAACTCCGGCGACTCTTTGATGACGAAAGATGAGATCAAAGAGCTGTTAATTAAAGGCAGGTTTTTGGCATGA
- a CDS encoding glycosyltransferase family 4 protein: MSRMSAAHSKVMLFSHICNAEHITGAEKLLLFFAQELRPHHEVALVVPTEGVLSAQARSMGLTVIVHHYPVLWEVYDPGPGLFEAMDRLLHEPVFFSLMELIRTYQPDLAIVNTSVNPLPAAAAKAAGIPTAWMLTEVITQNAHSSLSALLIDRYSDWIIGISQAVFWLFQGSIFQDKKVLLYPSWHEDTLDPGHWPAHRQSKRAMLGIGMDRTVVGYISSDIYPNKGLDHFIRMAVHLGTKYDRLSFLIAGKPTDTDYYQSCLRSIQSSGLASRFHHVRFEKSIQQLYPAMDIVVIPSLIGEGFGMTAMEGLIFGKPVVTYRSGGLQEIAQLTGNDRYVVPTGDILGLAGKVETLLRSPSEASETGGRNFTAVREAFGVGAYRIRLHHFWQKVASHLIRVRTEHMLSPKPFPDGFLVKSRSYPTVFLLEHGHKRPVDTGETFRYYKLHLAPITEGTDAELSRYPLGRQISMSAPFRLHSPSVMLMKGSGTTVYLTALGMKRPFPSGEALRAYGDPERIVDLPNEFLGEYTDGEPMPEPAAHVHPVLPHDGSIRARRGRVRKSTLGKRKRRGKLRLKRENRRKNRRSLRRRGLRATRTLKRRKRN; this comes from the coding sequence ATGTCCCGTATGTCAGCTGCTCATTCGAAAGTGATGTTGTTTTCCCATATATGTAACGCTGAACATATTACCGGGGCGGAGAAGTTGCTGCTGTTCTTCGCGCAGGAGCTGCGTCCGCATCACGAAGTAGCGTTGGTCGTTCCGACCGAAGGCGTCCTCTCCGCGCAGGCGAGGAGTATGGGCCTCACCGTCATCGTGCATCATTACCCGGTGTTATGGGAGGTGTATGATCCCGGCCCCGGTTTATTTGAAGCGATGGACCGATTGCTCCACGAGCCCGTTTTCTTTTCTTTAATGGAGCTCATTCGAACGTACCAGCCGGATCTCGCTATTGTGAACACTTCGGTAAACCCGCTTCCGGCGGCAGCGGCTAAAGCAGCCGGTATACCGACGGCATGGATGCTGACTGAAGTCATTACACAGAATGCCCACTCCTCCCTTTCGGCACTGTTAATTGACAGATACTCCGATTGGATTATAGGAATTTCGCAAGCCGTCTTCTGGTTGTTTCAAGGCTCCATCTTTCAGGACAAAAAAGTGCTGCTCTACCCTTCCTGGCATGAGGATACGCTGGACCCGGGGCATTGGCCGGCCCACCGGCAAAGCAAGAGAGCGATGCTGGGCATCGGAATGGACCGAACGGTTGTCGGATATATCTCATCCGATATTTACCCGAATAAAGGCTTGGATCATTTCATTCGTATGGCCGTACATCTCGGGACCAAATATGACCGTCTTTCCTTCCTCATAGCAGGGAAACCGACGGATACCGATTACTACCAATCCTGCCTGCGAAGCATTCAGAGTTCGGGACTCGCCTCCCGGTTTCATCATGTTCGTTTCGAGAAAAGTATCCAGCAGCTATATCCCGCTATGGATATTGTCGTCATTCCCAGTCTGATCGGGGAAGGATTCGGGATGACCGCCATGGAAGGGCTGATTTTCGGCAAACCTGTTGTGACCTATCGATCCGGCGGACTTCAGGAAATTGCCCAACTCACCGGCAATGACCGATACGTCGTGCCGACAGGCGATATTCTCGGACTAGCGGGCAAAGTGGAAACCTTGCTGCGTTCCCCTTCCGAAGCTTCAGAGACAGGCGGCCGCAACTTTACAGCGGTGCGGGAAGCTTTCGGAGTCGGAGCTTACCGAATTCGCCTTCACCATTTCTGGCAAAAGGTGGCTTCTCACCTCATTCGGGTGCGTACGGAACATATGCTGTCGCCAAAGCCGTTTCCCGACGGTTTCCTGGTAAAGAGCCGCTCTTATCCAACCGTATTTCTGTTGGAACACGGGCACAAGCGGCCCGTGGATACGGGGGAAACCTTCCGATATTACAAGCTTCATCTTGCCCCGATCACGGAAGGAACGGATGCCGAGCTTTCCCGGTACCCCTTAGGCAGGCAAATCTCCATGTCTGCGCCATTCCGGCTTCACAGCCCTTCCGTCATGTTGATGAAAGGCAGCGGAACGACCGTGTATTTAACCGCGCTGGGGATGAAGAGGCCTTTCCCTTCCGGTGAAGCTCTCCGCGCTTACGGCGATCCCGAACGCATTGTCGATTTGCCGAACGAGTTCTTAGGCGAATACACGGACGGAGAACCGATGCCGGAACCTGCTGCTCACGTTCATCCCGTTTTGCCGCATGACGGGAGTATCCGCGCAAGACGGGGTCGGGTACGGAAGAGCACGCTTGGCAAGCGGAAACGCAGGGGTAAACTGCGCTTGAAGCGGGAAAACCGCCGCAAAAACCGCCGTTCCCTGAGGCGCCGCGGCTTGCGCGCCACGCGCACGTTAAAACGCCGAAAGAGAAATTAA
- a CDS encoding NAD-dependent epimerase/dehydratase family protein, producing MSARLLITGGGGFTGRHACEHFIRRGVQVVPAVRRKSGLAHEVICDLSRAEETSALLGEVRPDFVLHLAGRNAVPDSWADPAGHLETNLMSTVYVLEAVRRHVPQARVLVVGSMLASPLGGKPEPPHPYALSKSFQRAASLAWGHLYQLKLCVAQPSNLIGPGNSAGLCGLIGRRIAALEKGGDPTPFRLSSRTETRDFLDVRDAVNAYETILLHGVTGHTYAVASGLSRSLGDIADGFTALAKVPLPFEVSSPAAGADSNPGAARPVLEIDTASLRQLGWSPQIPLAQSLTDILNYYRHH from the coding sequence ATGAGCGCCCGTCTCCTCATTACAGGCGGCGGCGGGTTCACAGGCAGACATGCCTGTGAACACTTTATCCGGCGCGGAGTGCAGGTGGTGCCGGCGGTACGCCGGAAGAGCGGGCTTGCCCATGAGGTCATCTGTGATTTATCCCGCGCGGAGGAAACTTCGGCTTTGCTTGGCGAAGTGCGACCGGACTTCGTGCTTCATCTCGCGGGACGCAACGCCGTTCCGGATTCCTGGGCAGATCCCGCCGGCCATCTGGAAACCAACTTGATGTCCACGGTTTATGTGCTGGAAGCGGTTCGGCGGCACGTCCCCCAAGCCCGGGTTCTTGTGGTCGGCTCCATGCTGGCATCCCCGCTGGGTGGGAAGCCGGAGCCGCCGCATCCGTATGCGTTGAGCAAATCCTTTCAACGCGCGGCATCTTTGGCCTGGGGCCATCTCTACCAACTGAAGCTGTGTGTGGCGCAACCTTCCAATCTGATCGGCCCCGGGAATTCAGCCGGTTTATGCGGGTTGATCGGCCGCCGAATCGCCGCTCTGGAGAAAGGCGGCGATCCCACGCCTTTTAGGCTGTCTTCACGCACTGAAACGCGTGACTTTCTCGATGTTCGTGATGCGGTGAACGCCTATGAAACCATTCTGTTGCACGGCGTCACAGGTCACACGTATGCTGTGGCGTCTGGACTAAGCCGTTCGCTCGGCGATATAGCCGACGGATTCACAGCGCTGGCTAAGGTGCCGTTGCCGTTTGAAGTGAGCTCGCCTGCCGCCGGAGCTGATTCCAACCCGGGTGCCGCCCGTCCCGTCCTTGAAATCGATACAGCTTCACTCCGTCAACTCGGATGGTCACCTCAAATTCCTTTGGCCCAATCCCTAACGGATATTTTAAATTATTACCGCCATCATTGA
- a CDS encoding helix-turn-helix transcriptional regulator, translated as MSPVDYVNSNFRITAYSHALRREQFAFGEATYDGWFLLALELGTFRYTIGNETGIASVGDLIICPPGLRFCRQALGVLSFHMFEFEWTTTAGLPVLASEIHLCGKKSLQHLDRFASTLDLLSKLEIHPGSDSRVWQESMLRDLVLLVLLEDHLSPYKEDSRDRPFIAQAMKLLQRHAFDNTGLAAVASQLGLSLSHFSVKYKQLTGSSPSQYVTALRMQKAKMLLIDTQEPLECIAPQCGYQNGFYLSRVFQQFYQTSPSEYRRRNRV; from the coding sequence ATGAGTCCGGTTGACTACGTAAATAGCAATTTTCGAATTACTGCCTACTCACATGCTCTCAGAAGAGAGCAATTCGCCTTCGGCGAAGCTACTTATGATGGTTGGTTCCTGTTGGCGTTAGAGTTAGGTACATTCCGTTACACCATTGGAAATGAAACCGGTATTGCCAGTGTCGGCGATCTTATAATTTGCCCACCTGGTTTACGTTTTTGCCGACAAGCCTTGGGCGTACTCAGCTTTCATATGTTTGAATTCGAATGGACGACAACTGCCGGTCTCCCCGTCCTCGCTAGCGAAATTCACCTCTGTGGCAAAAAAAGCTTGCAACACCTTGACAGGTTTGCAAGCACTCTGGACTTACTTAGCAAGCTTGAGATTCATCCTGGTTCAGACAGCCGTGTGTGGCAGGAATCCATGTTACGCGACCTTGTACTGTTAGTGCTGTTAGAAGATCACTTGTCTCCTTACAAAGAGGACAGTCGGGACCGGCCATTCATCGCTCAAGCGATGAAACTGCTGCAACGGCACGCTTTCGACAACACCGGGCTTGCCGCAGTCGCTTCGCAGCTCGGTCTGTCCTTGTCTCATTTCTCTGTTAAATACAAGCAACTAACTGGCAGTTCTCCTTCACAATACGTGACCGCACTACGCATGCAGAAAGCAAAGATGTTATTAATTGATACACAGGAACCGCTTGAGTGCATTGCCCCTCAATGCGGATATCAGAACGGGTTTTATTTAAGCCGAGTGTTCCAGCAGTTCTATCAGACCAGTCCATCGGAGTATCGCAGGCGCAATCGTGTTTAA
- a CDS encoding dTDP-4-dehydrorhamnose reductase family protein yields the protein MKLLILGGNGMAGHLLVDYFRKHTDHEVYFTSRDRRLPGGLLLDVREPAQVEAVVRAVSPDVIINAVGILNESARLHEVDAYKVNAMLPHQLATVADTLGARVIHISTDCVFSGAKGDYTESDFTDGDSVYAKSKALGELKGSPHMTLRTSIIGPETRGNGIGLLDWFLKQSGTVKGYTGVLWNGITTLELAKAVRHFVKHPIDGLVQLTAPEKVSKHDLLILFRDIWNKEDVRIIPDGEMVLDRTLRSTRTDLNYNVPEYEVMLRELYEWMNG from the coding sequence ATGAAATTGCTGATTCTCGGCGGAAACGGGATGGCGGGACATCTGCTCGTGGACTATTTCCGTAAGCACACCGATCATGAGGTGTACTTCACATCGAGAGATCGCCGTCTGCCTGGCGGACTTCTGCTGGATGTTCGCGAACCGGCACAGGTGGAAGCGGTCGTTCGCGCCGTTTCGCCTGATGTCATCATTAACGCGGTAGGCATCCTGAATGAAAGCGCCCGCTTGCATGAAGTGGATGCTTATAAAGTAAACGCTATGTTGCCGCATCAATTGGCAACCGTAGCGGATACACTCGGTGCGCGCGTCATTCATATCAGCACCGATTGCGTATTCTCCGGCGCCAAGGGCGATTATACCGAATCCGACTTTACGGACGGCGATTCCGTCTATGCTAAATCCAAGGCTCTTGGTGAACTCAAGGGTTCGCCGCACATGACTTTGCGAACTTCCATTATTGGCCCGGAAACTCGCGGAAACGGCATCGGACTTCTCGACTGGTTCTTGAAGCAGAGCGGCACTGTCAAGGGATATACAGGCGTGTTATGGAACGGAATCACAACCTTGGAGCTTGCCAAGGCGGTTCGGCACTTTGTGAAGCACCCTATAGACGGACTTGTACAACTAACAGCCCCGGAGAAAGTCAGTAAACATGATTTACTGATTCTGTTCCGAGACATCTGGAACAAGGAAGATGTCCGGATTATCCCGGACGGGGAGATGGTCCTCGATCGGACATTACGCAGTACGCGTACCGATCTGAATTATAACGTTCCCGAATATGAAGTGATGTTGCGTGAATTGTATGAATGGATGAACGGATAA